A stretch of Carya illinoinensis cultivar Pawnee chromosome 14, C.illinoinensisPawnee_v1, whole genome shotgun sequence DNA encodes these proteins:
- the LOC122295160 gene encoding mitochondrial fission 1 protein A-like isoform X2, producing the protein MYHSCERAVAEAKEGSSDDFLQKWILSLLWALVHSRRLKDVKRGIEMLEASLARTNSSLPKKGQLYLLAVGYYRSVDYMTSRYFVDECLMIAPDWRRAQALKKTVEDRIKDLQGDDTGIGTVAAGIAAAGIVVAGIAVAGVAGVAVVAGWIAAALTRKK; encoded by the exons ATGTATCAT AGCTGTGAGAGAGCGGTTGCTGAGGCTAAAGAAGGTTCCTCTGATGATTTTTTGCAAAAATGGATCCTGAGTTTATTATGGGCTCTTGTTCACTCTAGACGACTTAAAGATGTAAAACGTGGGATAGAAATGCTTGAAG CTTCTTTGGCCCGTACCAACAGCTCTCTGCCAAAAAAAGGCCAGCTTTATCTTCTCGCTGTTGGGTATTACAGAAGTGTTGACTACATGACGAGTCGGTACTTCGTGGATGAATGCTTAATG ATTGCACCCGATTGGAGACGGGCGCAGGCCCTTAAGAAAACAGTTGAAGATCGGATCAAAG ATCTTCAAGGTGACGACACTGGCATAGGCACTGTTGCAGCTGGCATTGCTGCAGCTGGCATTGTTGTAGCTGGCATTGCTGTAGCTGGTGTCGCTGGTGTCGCAGTGGTTGCTGGTTGGATTGCTGCAGCACTGACCAGGAAGAAGTGA
- the LOC122295161 gene encoding mitochondrial fission 1 protein A-like codes for MPVGADSVPNFSSDGDDIPWCDHDFVISCEREVAEAKEGSSDDFLQECILRLLSALVHSRRLKDVKRGIEILEASLARTNSSLPKGDELYLLAVGYYRSVGYSRSRELVDECLRIAPDWRSAQILKKKVEDRIKDLQGDDTGIGIVAVGIAAAAVALVGWIHVAALTRRN; via the exons ATGCCCGTCGGCGCCGACTCCGTCCCTAATTTCTCCTCCGACGGCGACGACATACCCTGGTGCGACCACGACTTCGTCATT AGCTGTGAGAGAGAAGTTGCTGAGGCTAAAGAAGGTTCCTCTGATGATTTTTTGCAAGAATGTATCCTGCGTTTATTATCGGCTCTTGTTCACTCTAGACGACTTAAAGATGTAAAACGTGGGATAGAAATTCTTGAAG CTTCTTTGGCCCGTACCAACAGCTCTCTGCCAAAAGGAGACGAGCTTTATCTTCTCGCTGTTGGGTATTACAGAAGTGTTGGCTACTCGAGAAGTAGGGAGCTTGTGGATGAATGTTTAAGG ATTGCACCCGATTGGAGATCGGCGCAGATCCttaagaaaaaagttgaagatcGGATCAAAG ATCTTCAAGGTGACGACACTGGGATAGGCATTGTTGCAGTTGGCATTGCTGCAGCTGCTGTCGCACTGGTTGGTTGGATTCATGTTGCAGCACTGACCAGGAGGAATTGA
- the LOC122295160 gene encoding mitochondrial fission 1 protein A-like isoform X1 produces MPVGDDSVPNFSSDGDDIPWCDHDFVISCERAVAEAKEGSSDDFLQKWILSLLWALVHSRRLKDVKRGIEMLEASLARTNSSLPKKGQLYLLAVGYYRSVDYMTSRYFVDECLMIAPDWRRAQALKKTVEDRIKDLQGDDTGIGTVAAGIAAAGIVVAGIAVAGVAGVAVVAGWIAAALTRKK; encoded by the exons ATGCCCGTCGGCGACGACTCCGTCCCTAATTTCTCCTCCGACGGCGACGACATACCCTGGTGCGACCACGACTTCGTCATT AGCTGTGAGAGAGCGGTTGCTGAGGCTAAAGAAGGTTCCTCTGATGATTTTTTGCAAAAATGGATCCTGAGTTTATTATGGGCTCTTGTTCACTCTAGACGACTTAAAGATGTAAAACGTGGGATAGAAATGCTTGAAG CTTCTTTGGCCCGTACCAACAGCTCTCTGCCAAAAAAAGGCCAGCTTTATCTTCTCGCTGTTGGGTATTACAGAAGTGTTGACTACATGACGAGTCGGTACTTCGTGGATGAATGCTTAATG ATTGCACCCGATTGGAGACGGGCGCAGGCCCTTAAGAAAACAGTTGAAGATCGGATCAAAG ATCTTCAAGGTGACGACACTGGCATAGGCACTGTTGCAGCTGGCATTGCTGCAGCTGGCATTGTTGTAGCTGGCATTGCTGTAGCTGGTGTCGCTGGTGTCGCAGTGGTTGCTGGTTGGATTGCTGCAGCACTGACCAGGAAGAAGTGA